A genomic region of Pseudomonas migulae contains the following coding sequences:
- a CDS encoding PqiC family protein, with protein sequence MVSSLKMTLVTALMLLAACRSEPIQFHTLTPAQLSGTARGNGGEILIEGISVPPQVDRPQIVIRQGNSGLAILETEWWAASLVDELRSALVDQLANSSPQRKVSVRVEVQRFDSVPGQYALMDVKWRLRSPGAGDTTLVSCRSTLQTPSGPSIDDLVIAQQNNVKRLAALISQAASGTQRGCPVSQ encoded by the coding sequence ATGGTTTCTTCGCTGAAGATGACGTTGGTCACTGCGCTCATGCTGCTCGCCGCGTGCCGCAGTGAGCCGATCCAGTTCCATACCCTGACGCCGGCGCAATTGAGCGGGACCGCACGCGGCAACGGCGGGGAAATCCTCATCGAAGGTATCAGCGTACCGCCGCAGGTCGATCGTCCGCAGATCGTCATTCGCCAGGGCAATAGCGGCCTGGCGATTCTCGAGACCGAATGGTGGGCAGCGAGCCTGGTGGATGAGTTGCGCAGCGCCTTGGTCGATCAACTGGCCAACAGCAGTCCCCAGCGCAAAGTCTCGGTGCGCGTCGAGGTTCAGCGTTTTGATTCGGTTCCCGGTCAATACGCGCTGATGGACGTCAAATGGCGCCTGCGCAGTCCCGGGGCTGGTGACACCACGCTGGTCAGCTGCCGAAGTACGTTGCAAACACCGTCAGGACCGTCCATCGATGACCTGGTCATTGCCCAGCAGAACAACGTCAAACGCCTGGCTGCGTTGATCAGTCAAGCTGCAAGCGGAACGCAAAGAGGTTGCCCGGTATCGCAATGA
- a CDS encoding intermembrane transport protein PqiB gives MKSQATDGPQAPGEAPIKTRRFSVSLVWIVPIVAVLVGISLVVHSILQEGPTITVTFKTGSGLTANKTEVKYRNVVIGHVSDVELSNDQKSVNATIKLAKQAESFTREDSQFWVVRPRIGAGGVSGIDTLLSGDYIGADIGQSNARAKNFTGLENPPPITYGEPGKRFTLNAPDLGSLDIGSPVYYRKIPVGQVVAYALNADGKGVNIEVFIHSPNDAYVTENTRFWNASGIDVNVGANGFAVKTESLSSILVGGIAFRAPEYSPNDTPAIEDKAFELFEDQQTALAPPNGKAQYLSLRFDQALRGLKVGAPVEFLGIEFGRVVSVNLDFDPKKRSFPVNVGIVIYPQRLGQAHIKMLEALKHDPNDEAAGVRLMGTFIENGLRAQARSGNLLTGQLYIALDFYPKAEKVVFDPTARPVSIPTIPGSLEQLQEKLEGMVNKINQLPIERIAGNLDSNLVELRKGLAQFNAKTLPGVQTTLADVSKTLQSASSTLAEDSPQREQLTQTLDELGRMSRSLRELSDYLGRHPESLIRGRPENAAPLDLKAPPRN, from the coding sequence ATGAAGTCGCAAGCCACTGACGGGCCGCAAGCCCCTGGGGAGGCCCCGATCAAGACCCGCCGTTTCAGCGTTTCATTGGTATGGATCGTGCCGATCGTGGCGGTGCTGGTGGGTATTTCGCTGGTGGTGCACAGCATCCTGCAGGAAGGCCCGACCATCACCGTGACCTTCAAGACCGGCAGCGGCCTGACGGCCAACAAGACCGAAGTCAAATACCGCAACGTGGTGATCGGGCATGTGTCCGACGTCGAACTGAGCAACGACCAGAAGAGCGTCAACGCCACGATCAAACTGGCCAAGCAGGCGGAAAGCTTCACCCGTGAAGACTCGCAGTTCTGGGTCGTGCGACCACGCATCGGTGCCGGCGGCGTGTCGGGCATCGATACCCTGCTCTCCGGGGACTACATCGGTGCCGATATCGGCCAGTCCAATGCCCGGGCGAAGAATTTCACCGGCCTGGAAAACCCGCCGCCCATCACCTATGGCGAGCCCGGCAAGCGCTTCACGCTGAACGCTCCGGACCTGGGTTCGCTGGACATCGGTTCGCCGGTTTACTACCGCAAGATTCCCGTCGGCCAGGTCGTCGCTTACGCCCTGAATGCCGACGGCAAAGGGGTGAACATTGAAGTGTTCATTCATTCGCCCAACGATGCCTACGTCACCGAAAACACCCGCTTCTGGAACGCCAGCGGGATCGACGTGAATGTCGGCGCCAACGGTTTTGCGGTGAAGACCGAGTCGCTGTCCTCCATCCTGGTGGGCGGCATTGCCTTCCGCGCTCCGGAATACAGCCCCAACGATACACCAGCCATCGAGGATAAAGCCTTCGAACTGTTCGAAGACCAGCAAACCGCACTCGCCCCGCCCAACGGCAAGGCGCAATACCTGAGCTTGCGTTTCGACCAGGCCTTGCGCGGGCTCAAGGTCGGTGCACCGGTGGAATTCCTCGGCATCGAGTTCGGCAGAGTGGTGTCGGTCAATCTGGATTTCGATCCGAAAAAACGCAGTTTCCCGGTCAATGTCGGCATCGTGATCTACCCGCAACGGCTGGGTCAGGCGCACATCAAAATGCTCGAGGCCTTGAAGCATGACCCCAATGACGAAGCGGCGGGCGTACGACTGATGGGCACGTTCATCGAAAACGGCCTGCGGGCCCAGGCCCGAAGCGGCAATCTGTTGACCGGCCAGCTCTACATCGCGCTCGACTTCTACCCCAAAGCGGAGAAAGTCGTGTTCGACCCCACTGCCCGTCCCGTGTCCATTCCGACCATTCCCGGCAGCCTGGAACAGTTGCAGGAAAAACTCGAAGGCATGGTCAACAAGATCAATCAGCTGCCGATCGAGCGCATTGCCGGCAACCTCGACAGCAACCTCGTCGAGCTGCGCAAGGGCCTCGCGCAATTCAACGCCAAGACCCTGCCCGGCGTGCAAACCACCCTGGCGGATGTCAGCAAGACCCTGCAATCGGCCAGCTCGACCCTCGCCGAAGATTCGCCGCAACGGGAGCAATTGACCCAGACCCTGGACGAACTCGGGCGCATGTCGCGTTCCTTGCGTGAGCTCTCGGATTACCTGGGCCGACATCCGGAGTCGCTGATTCGCGGTCGCCCCGAAAACGCCGCGCCGCTGGACTTGAAGGCGCCACCGCGCAACTGA
- a CDS encoding paraquat-inducible protein A, translating to MTTPPVASELNLCLCHSCGLACDMTGEPHECERCGAPLHRRKTNALTRTWAYLLTSLVFYIPANVLPVMNTKMVGNGADSTIMGGVLDFWQHGAWDIALIIFIASIAVPGIKFVALTLLLVTVQRNSQWARKERSKMYRFVELIGYWSMLDVIVVALVASLVKFQALADIEPRAGILFFGLVVVFTMLSAMSFDPRLIWDQHHSNNEEVMDEVASH from the coding sequence ATGACCACGCCTCCGGTCGCCAGCGAACTCAACCTGTGCCTTTGCCACAGCTGCGGCCTGGCCTGTGACATGACCGGCGAACCCCACGAATGCGAGCGTTGCGGGGCACCGCTGCATCGGCGCAAAACCAACGCGCTGACCCGGACCTGGGCCTACCTGCTCACTTCGCTGGTGTTCTACATCCCGGCCAACGTGTTGCCGGTGATGAACACCAAAATGGTCGGTAACGGTGCCGACAGCACCATCATGGGCGGTGTGCTGGATTTCTGGCAGCACGGCGCCTGGGACATTGCCCTGATCATTTTCATCGCCAGCATCGCGGTGCCGGGCATCAAGTTCGTCGCCCTGACGCTCCTGCTGGTGACCGTTCAACGCAACAGCCAATGGGCGCGCAAGGAGCGGTCAAAAATGTACCGTTTCGTCGAGCTCATCGGTTATTGGTCGATGCTCGACGTGATCGTGGTGGCCCTGGTGGCTTCACTGGTGAAGTTTCAAGCCCTGGCCGACATCGAACCGCGCGCGGGCATTCTGTTTTTTGGTCTGGTCGTGGTGTTTACCATGCTCTCGGCGATGAGCTTCGACCCGCGTCTGATCTGGGACCAACACCATTCGAATAACGAGGAGGTCATGGATGAAGTCGCAAGCCACTGA
- a CDS encoding paraquat-inducible protein A, producing the protein MATTDQLIICEHCDCVYQKVTLAKHQKTLCTRCGGVLQRYNGLSVEQRLALTVTALMLWIFANFYPVMSISLQGLKNSATLWDSVMALTLGPITFIALVAAISMIIAPIFQLLLLIWVLSFALVSRRSPGFRFCMRWLETLRPWSMLEVCLLGAMVAVIKLAGLLDVLPGIGLFALAILSLMMIRIAGRDVRELWDVL; encoded by the coding sequence ATGGCTACGACTGACCAACTGATCATCTGCGAGCACTGCGACTGCGTGTATCAAAAAGTCACGCTCGCCAAACATCAGAAAACCCTGTGTACGCGCTGCGGCGGCGTGCTCCAGCGCTATAACGGCCTGTCGGTGGAGCAGCGGCTGGCGCTGACCGTCACGGCATTGATGCTGTGGATTTTCGCCAATTTCTACCCGGTCATGAGCATCAGCCTCCAAGGCTTGAAAAACAGCGCAACGCTGTGGGATTCCGTGATGGCCCTGACGCTGGGCCCGATTACCTTCATCGCCCTGGTGGCGGCCATCTCGATGATCATCGCGCCGATTTTCCAGTTGCTGCTGTTGATCTGGGTCCTGAGTTTCGCCCTCGTTTCCCGTCGCTCGCCGGGCTTCAGATTCTGCATGCGCTGGCTGGAAACCCTGCGGCCCTGGAGCATGCTGGAAGTCTGCCTGCTGGGGGCAATGGTTGCCGTGATCAAACTCGCCGGGCTGCTCGACGTGCTGCCCGGTATCGGTCTGTTTGCCCTGGCCATTCTCAGCCTGATGATGATCCGCATTGCCGGACGCGATGTCCGTGAACTGTGGGATGTTTTATGA
- a CDS encoding NAD(P)/FAD-dependent oxidoreductase has translation MNQYSNQHARSYYAASANTLAPFPALAEDLVADVCVIGGGFTGINTAIELAQRGLSVILLEARRIGWGASGRNGGQLIRGIGHDVSGFTKHVGHEGVRYLERAGIESVELVGKRIREHNIDCDLRWGFCELANTKAQFAAFMAEQESLVESGYAHETRLVGPEQIREQVVNSGVYAGGLVDMGSGHLHPLNLVLGEARLAQSLGVQIFEQSPVLELIHGSTVQVRCAGGTVRAGSLVLACNAHLDELEPKLNGKVLPAGSYIIATEPLAPEVAAQLIPHNLALCDQKVGLDYYRLSADRRLLFGGACHYSGRDPADIAAYMRPQMLKVFPQLADVRIDYQWGGKIGITANRFPQVGRLRQHPNVFYAQGYSGHGLNVTHWCAKLLGEAIHAGHSQGFDVFSAVPHMTFPGGPMLRSPLLALGMFWYRLRELLG, from the coding sequence ATGAACCAGTACAGCAACCAACATGCGCGTTCCTATTACGCCGCGTCGGCCAATACGCTCGCGCCCTTCCCCGCGCTGGCCGAAGACCTCGTGGCCGATGTCTGCGTGATCGGCGGCGGATTTACCGGGATCAACACTGCGATCGAACTGGCGCAGCGCGGGCTCTCGGTGATTCTGCTGGAGGCCCGACGGATCGGCTGGGGCGCCAGCGGGCGCAACGGCGGTCAGTTGATTCGCGGCATCGGGCATGACGTCAGTGGATTCACCAAGCATGTCGGTCACGAAGGCGTGCGTTACCTTGAGCGCGCCGGGATTGAATCGGTGGAGCTCGTGGGCAAGCGCATCCGTGAGCACAACATCGATTGCGACCTGCGCTGGGGTTTTTGCGAACTGGCGAACACCAAGGCGCAGTTCGCGGCGTTCATGGCTGAGCAGGAAAGCCTTGTCGAGTCGGGTTACGCCCATGAAACCCGGCTGGTCGGGCCGGAGCAGATCCGCGAGCAAGTGGTGAATTCGGGCGTGTATGCCGGTGGCCTGGTCGACATGGGTTCGGGGCACTTGCACCCGCTGAATCTGGTGCTCGGTGAAGCGCGGCTGGCGCAATCGCTTGGGGTGCAGATCTTTGAGCAGAGCCCGGTGCTGGAACTGATCCATGGCAGCACGGTTCAGGTTCGTTGTGCCGGCGGCACGGTGCGTGCCGGCAGTCTGGTACTGGCGTGTAATGCGCATCTGGACGAACTGGAACCGAAACTCAACGGCAAGGTGCTTCCAGCGGGCAGTTACATCATCGCCACCGAGCCATTGGCGCCTGAGGTTGCCGCGCAATTGATCCCGCACAACCTGGCGCTGTGCGACCAGAAAGTCGGCCTGGATTATTACCGGCTCTCGGCGGACCGGCGCTTGCTGTTCGGCGGCGCCTGTCATTATTCCGGGCGCGATCCGGCGGACATTGCCGCCTACATGCGCCCGCAGATGCTCAAGGTCTTCCCGCAGCTGGCGGACGTGCGCATTGATTATCAGTGGGGCGGCAAGATCGGCATCACGGCCAATCGGTTTCCGCAGGTCGGCCGCTTGCGCCAGCACCCGAACGTGTTTTATGCCCAGGGTTACTCCGGCCATGGGCTGAACGTGACCCACTGGTGCGCAAAACTGCTGGGCGAAGCGATTCATGCCGGACACAGCCAAGGCTTCGACGTGTTCAGCGCCGTGCCGCACATGACCTTTCCCGGTGGACCGATGCTGCGTTCGCCGTTGCTGGCGCTGGGCATGTTCTGGTACCGGCTGCGTGAGTTGCTCGGCTGA
- a CDS encoding polyamine ABC transporter substrate-binding protein yields MRLLKTMVPAALALLCSVGAHAQPQVSVYNWTDYIGETTLADFQAKTGIKVIYDVFDSNETLEGKLLAGRTGYDVVVPSNHFLARQVKAGAFLKLDRAQLPNFKNLDPKLLALLEKNDPGNEHSVPYLWGTNGIGYNVDKVKQVLGIDHIDSWAVLFEPENIKKLSQCGVSMMDSADEVFPAILNYMGMDPRSENPEDFKKAEAKLLSIRPYITYFHSSKYVSDLANGDICVAFGYSGDVFQAANRAKEAKNGVNIAYAIPKEGSNLWFDLLAVPSDASNPKEAHAFINYLLDPQVIAKVSASVGYANPNPAAKQYMDAELVNNPEVYPPQTVLDKLYISTTPPQAIMRLMTRSWSKVKSNK; encoded by the coding sequence ATGCGTCTGTTGAAAACCATGGTTCCCGCCGCTCTGGCGCTGTTGTGCAGTGTGGGGGCCCATGCTCAACCACAGGTCAGCGTCTACAACTGGACCGACTACATCGGCGAAACCACCCTCGCCGACTTCCAGGCGAAAACCGGGATCAAGGTGATCTACGACGTCTTCGATTCCAACGAAACCCTCGAGGGCAAACTGCTCGCCGGCCGCACCGGGTATGACGTGGTGGTGCCGTCCAACCACTTCCTCGCTCGCCAGGTGAAGGCCGGTGCGTTCCTCAAGCTCGATCGCGCGCAGTTGCCGAACTTCAAGAACCTCGACCCGAAACTGCTGGCACTGCTGGAGAAGAACGATCCGGGCAACGAACATTCCGTTCCGTACCTGTGGGGCACCAACGGCATCGGTTACAACGTCGACAAGGTCAAGCAAGTGCTGGGCATCGATCACATCGATTCCTGGGCCGTGTTGTTCGAACCGGAAAACATCAAGAAACTCAGTCAGTGCGGCGTGTCGATGATGGACTCGGCGGACGAAGTGTTCCCCGCCATCCTCAACTACATGGGCATGGACCCACGCAGCGAGAACCCGGAAGACTTCAAAAAAGCCGAAGCCAAGCTGCTGAGCATCCGGCCCTATATCACCTACTTCCACTCGTCCAAGTACGTGTCGGACCTGGCCAACGGCGACATCTGCGTGGCCTTCGGTTACTCCGGCGACGTATTCCAGGCGGCCAACCGCGCCAAGGAAGCCAAGAACGGCGTGAACATCGCTTACGCCATCCCGAAGGAAGGCAGTAATCTGTGGTTCGATTTGCTGGCGGTTCCTTCCGATGCGAGCAACCCGAAAGAGGCTCACGCCTTCATCAATTACCTGCTGGACCCGCAAGTGATCGCCAAGGTCAGCGCCTCGGTCGGTTACGCCAACCCGAACCCCGCCGCCAAGCAATACATGGACGCTGAACTGGTGAACAATCCCGAGGTTTACCCGCCTCAAACCGTTCTCGACAAGCTCTACATCTCGACCACCCCGCCCCAGGCGATCATGCGTTTGATGACCCGTTCCTGGAGCAAAGTGAAGTCCAACAAATGA